TAAACGACTTTATATAACACAAAAAAAGCTCTGAGGATAACCTCAGAGCTTTTTTTGTGTCTACCTTATTAGTGTCTTAACGTTTGTAACGCCCATTAGAGAGCGCCAACCATACCTTTGTTTGGCTAATACGCTCTTCCTGTTGCTCCTTTCATAAAGTTCACAAAGGCCTTGTTGACCACTCTATTTCCTCCAGGGGTTGGGAAATCTCCGGTAAAATACCAATCTCCTTCGTGATTCGGGCAAGCTACGTGCAGGTTATCTACAGTTTGGAATAGAATCTCCAGCTCCGCTTTCATGCCCTTTGGTCTTACAATCTCCGTGATCTTGGCCGATATCTCCTCCTGAGTGAAGGGGTCATACAATTCCTTGACATAGTTGGGAGCATCCTTTTCACTACCTTTCTCTACACATTTCGCCATCACCTCATCCAAGAGGTTCGACTTGCCATGATCCTCTAGCAAGGCAAGTACCGCTCTAAAAGCAATGAAGTCCTTCATCTTGCTCATATCTATCCCGTAGCAATCAGGGTATCTGATCTGCGGAGCAGAGGACACAATCACTACTTTCTTAGGCTCCAACTTGTCCAGCAAGGTCAAAATACTTTTTTCCAAAGTCGTCCCGCGTACAATCGAATCATCGATGATTACCAAGTTGTCCTTGCCTTTGTTCACTACCTCATAGGTCGTATCGTATACGTTGGCGACCAACTCATCACGCTCCGCATCACCTGTGATAAACGTACGCAGCTTCGCGTCCTTGATCACCAGTTTCTCGACTCTCGGACGAAACGACAACAGCTCATCCAAATCATCCGTACTGGGCTTGCCATCTATGATGATCTCCTTACGCTTTTGGATCAAATATTCGTCTATCCCGTTCATCAGACCGAGATAAGAAGTCTCTGCTGAATTAGGGATATATGAAAATATCGTATTCTTCAGATCAAAATTGACTGCTTTGAGCACCTTTGGGACGAGCAACTCCCCGAGTTTCTTACGCTCACGGTAGATATCTGGATCCGAACTACGCGAAAAATAGATTCGTTCAAAAGTACAAGACTTCTTAGGTAGAATATTCTCTACAAACTGCTCTTCTGTCCAATTCCCATCCTTATCTATGATCAATGCATGTCCTGGCTCGATCTCTTTGATCTGATCATAACTACAGTTGATAGCTGTCTTGATGGCCGGCTTCTCAGAAGCGACCATGATCACTTCGTCATCTGCATAGTAGTAGGCCGGACGGATACCCGCAGGATCTCTCGCTACGAAAGAGGTACCATGGCCCATCATACCACACATTGCGTATCCTCCATCAAAATCCTTGAAGGACTTCTTGAGGATATTGATGACTTTTAACTCCTCTTCTATTTTTTGGGTAATTTCTAAGTTGTTGTACTGATCCTTGTACTCGTCAAACAACAACTGATTTTCTTCGTCTAGAAAATGTCCCACCTTTTCCATCACGGTGACGGTATCAGTCTTTTCTTTAGGGTTTTGTCCCAACTGAACCAAGATATCGAACAGTTCGTCCACATTGGTCATGTTGAAGTTACCCGCTACGACCAAATTCCTACTGCGCCAGTTGTTTTGACGCAAAAATGGGTGGCAACTCTCTAGGCCATTCTTACCATGAGTACCATAGCGCAAGTGCCCCAACCATACTTCACCGGTAAATCCATAATTCTTCTTGAGCCACTCCTCAGAGTGAAACTGCTCATCCGTTCCTTCTTTGCGGGCTTTGCCAAATTTCTTTCCTACCTTCTCAAAAATCTTATTGAGGGGATTGGGATCGATCGACCGGTAGCGGCTGATGTATCG
The DNA window shown above is from Reichenbachiella sp. 5M10 and carries:
- a CDS encoding amidophosphoribosyltransferase; protein product: MSDPIKHECGIAHIRLRKPLQFYIDKYGTPLYGANKLLLLMKKMQNRGQDGAGIANIKLGLEPGYRYISRYRSIDPNPLNKIFEKVGKKFGKARKEGTDEQFHSEEWLKKNYGFTGEVWLGHLRYGTHGKNGLESCHPFLRQNNWRSRNLVVAGNFNMTNVDELFDILVQLGQNPKEKTDTVTVMEKVGHFLDEENQLLFDEYKDQYNNLEITQKIEEELKVINILKKSFKDFDGGYAMCGMMGHGTSFVARDPAGIRPAYYYADDEVIMVASEKPAIKTAINCSYDQIKEIEPGHALIIDKDGNWTEEQFVENILPKKSCTFERIYFSRSSDPDIYRERKKLGELLVPKVLKAVNFDLKNTIFSYIPNSAETSYLGLMNGIDEYLIQKRKEIIIDGKPSTDDLDELLSFRPRVEKLVIKDAKLRTFITGDAERDELVANVYDTTYEVVNKGKDNLVIIDDSIVRGTTLEKSILTLLDKLEPKKVVIVSSAPQIRYPDCYGIDMSKMKDFIAFRAVLALLEDHGKSNLLDEVMAKCVEKGSEKDAPNYVKELYDPFTQEEISAKITEIVRPKGMKAELEILFQTVDNLHVACPNHEGDWYFTGDFPTPGGNRVVNKAFVNFMKGATGRAY